The following proteins are encoded in a genomic region of Liolophura sinensis isolate JHLJ2023 chromosome 7, CUHK_Ljap_v2, whole genome shotgun sequence:
- the LOC135471222 gene encoding sex peptide receptor-like, whose amino-acid sequence MDVTTENWRNLTTLDTLNVSMESPDQDLPPLQVFNSWYGECHGYVAACVCVFGIISNVVNIIVLTRKNMVSPTNCLLSALAIADILTMAVYLPYAIYLYIIKQPDPYCHHSKAWVIYILFNNIFVVTAHQMAMWLTVSLAIFRYIVVCFHSRGPHLCSLRRAKLTIIIVSVASVLISVPNYLNYKVTNLKDDPTYNNTGYWFALSHINEETDAKLSKASFWLYAVCFRIAPCILLVVLSSLLIIAMHTANQRRLRLLSQSRRAEDEHGAEHNRTTAMLVAVVLFFVLTELPIGILALLSAIIEEFFDNYYVPLGDVMDILVLVNSAVNFILYCIMSRQFRRTFRELFHVSCINKILGKKSSSNGTHYCTIKTEVTQL is encoded by the coding sequence ATGGACGTGACCACAGAAAACTGGCGTAACCTGACAACTTTAGACACACTAAATGTGTCAATGGAATCTCCAGACCAAGACCTTCCCCCACTCCAGGTCTTTAACAGCTGGTATGGAGAGTGCCATGGCTATGTAGCCGCGTGCGTTTGTGTTTTTGGCATCATATCGAATGTGGTTAATATAATAGTGCTCACACGAAAAAATATGGTGTCTCCAACGAACTGCTTGTTGTCAGCCCTGGCTATAGCCGACATTCTTACAATGGCTGTTTACCTACCATATGCAatttatctgtacatcattAAACAGCCTGACCCTTACTGCCACCACAGCAAAGCATGGgtcatttacattttgtttaacaatatCTTTGTGGTCACCGCTCACCAGATGGCCATGTGGTTGACCGTTTCGTTGGCTATTTTTCGTTACATTGTTGTGTGTTTCCACAGCAGAGGCCCTCACCTATGCAGCCTACGGCGTGCTAAGCTCACAATTATTATCGTCTCTGTTGCCAGTGTGCTCATTAGTGTACCCAACTACCTGAACTATAAGGTGACAAATCTGAAGGATGACCCAACTTACAACAATACTGGTTACTGGTTTGCCTTAAGTCACATCAACGAGGAAACAGATGCGAAGTTATCAAAGGCCAGCTTTTGGCTCTATGCCGTCTGCTTCAGAATCGCTCCCTGTATATTACTTGTGGTCCTGAGCTCTCTGCTGATAATTGCAATGCATACTGCCAACCAGCGGCGTTTGCGCCTGCTCTCCCAATCACGACGTGCGGAAGACGAACACGGAGCGGAGCACAACCGGACAACTGCTATGTTGGTGGCTGTCGTACTGTTTTTTGTCCTTACAGAGCTTCCAATAGGAATTCTTGCCTTACTCAGTGCAATTATTGAAGAATTCTTTGACAATTATTATGTCCCATTGGGTGACGTCATGGACATTCTTGTGCTCGTCAATAGCGCTGTGAATTTTATTCTCTATTGTATAATGAGTCGTCAGTTTCGCCGGACCTTTAGAGAGTTATTCCATGTTTCCTGTATTAACAAAATACTTGGGAAGAAATCTAGTTCAAATGGAACTCATTATTGTACTATAAAAACTGAAGTTACCCAGCTTTAA